Genomic DNA from Alphaproteobacteria bacterium:
GAGAACGCCGTAGACCATCGTGTAGCCGAGGGCCACGAGCGCGTAGACGCTGCCGATGGTCAATCCGAATACACAGAAATCGAACCATTGTGCCGCGGCGTAGCGACCTTTGATCAAGGTGCCGATGGTTCCGCCCACCACGACCGTAATCACCAGGATGCGCAAGGCCCACAGGATCACGTCGACGAACGTGAACCGACCCAAGGTCTTCAGGTTCGGCAAAAGCGTCATGCGCACTGGAGCGTCAGTCATGGCACCGGCCCCTTACGCCTCCTTGCACACATGCGATGCGGAGGATGTGGGCCGACACCGGGGCGGCCCAGCATCTTCCGCTTCGCACGATGCCTACCTCATAACCTCCCTATCAGGGCCAGATCTTCTTCGGGTTCACGCCGACCTTGAACGTCTTGGGATCGGCATTGGTGAACTCGTAGACGGCCGGCTTGAACTGCGCGCACTCTCCATAAGGATCGCACGCGATCGGCCCACTGATCCCCTCGAACTTCGTCGCGAACACCGCATCGCGGAGCGCCTTGCGCCCTATATACGTGTTCCCGGCGCTATCCGTCTTCGCAACCTTCTCGATCGCCTTGAAGGCGAGCATTGCACCGTCGTACGCATTCGCATGATAGCCCTCGATCGGGGCTTCGCCATAGGCTTTCTTATACTTCTCGACGAATTCGGGATAACCCTTGCCCATCGCCTCCGGGGAGATGTCCGGATAGGTGATCCGGAAATTGACGATCGAATCCCGTGCTGCCTCGATCAGATCGGCGGCCATGAGGCCGGAACTGCCGATCAAGGCGACCTTTTCGAGGCCGGGCGTCTCCTTGGCCTGACGCAGGATTTGCGCCGCCGCGGCCACGAAAATCGGGAAGTAGACCGCATCCGGCTTTTCCGTGGCGATTCGTGTCAGAAGCGGGTGCATATCGACGTCGGTCGGTTGAATCGCCTCCTCCGAGAGGATGGTGCCGCCCATCTCGCGGAAGTTCTTGGCCATAACCTGGGAGAGCTGTTGGGCATAGGGGCTGCCGTCGTGGATCGTGACGACCTTTTGCACCTTGAGCACGTCGTGGAACCACTTTGCGTCGGACTTGCCTTGGTCGAGGTCGCTATAGACCGTCCGAACGAAGCCGTCATAGTCCGGCTTGCGGGTCGGCAGCGTGAGCGTTGGTGCCGTTGGCGAAGTGCCGATCGAGGTAATACCCGCCTTCCAAAGGATCGGTGCCCCGGGGGTCGCCTCGCTCGAGCACGATGGCCCGATGACAATCACGATGTTCGGGTTCGCCGCGAGCTTGGTCGCTGCGGTTTGCCCGCCCTCGGCGTTGCACAGCGAATCCTCGGCGCTGAACTTGATGGGATGGCCGACGAGTTTGCCGCCCATATCCTTGATCGCGATTTCGACCGCGCGCTTTTGGTCCGTGCCGAGGGCGGTGTCGGCACCCGACAAGACCCAATAGCCGCCGATCTGAATTGGCGCTCCCTTCGGGATTTTCACGACGCCGATGTCGTCCGTTACCGGCCCGACCGTTGCCGCCGTCACCGGCGAAGCGAGGACCGCAATAGCCAGCGAGGCCGCCGTCAGCGGCCCCCAAGTCCGAAAAGCCATGGCACCTCTCCTGTCTCGAACTTCGAGTTTTAAGCGTCCCTCGTTAAGGGCTCATTTTATATTACAAATTTGCGATTTATGGTACAGCCATTGCTCGCCTCCCTCATTCGGGTTCATCCTTTCAGCAGAAGATGTGCATGCAGCAAGCGACGGCTCAGCGAGTCCGAACCCAATCGTCGACCAACACGTCGTAATGGGCGACCGATGTGTTGGCGTCCACGAGATACTCGCGGTCCTTTTCGAGGAGCCATGACTTCCCGGTCTCGCCGCCCGTGATTTTCTTTATTGCCGACTGCGCCTTTCCAATGTCCCAGTACGAAATCACCAGGAATTCCGTGACTTCTCCTTCGGCTTTTTTCAGCATTTGCGTGCCGAGATTGCCGTCGATGCCCTGCATGTGCCGCAGCCCGTTCCGGTACAAATAATCGGTATATTCATCGGCTTGTGCGCTCTTGACGCGGCCGCGCCAGATGCGCGCAACCATCTTGGGCTGAGTCCGACTGGACATCCGTTCTTTCTCGACCATCGCTTTCTCCCGCCATGAGATTGAAGGGTGCGGCCGATACCAAAAAGAAAACCATCAATATGCATATTGATGGTTATGACGCTAACGGTGACAAACCAGCATGTCAAACGATAACGGCGGCGTACCGCGTCGGCGGCACTTTGGGCCGGCGATTTGCAGGGTCCACGCGAAATTCAATTTCTCCGACGGCCGAGCATGAAACACGCTATTGCCGCCAGTTGGATCGACGCGGCGAAGAGGTAGAAAAGCGTTGCGTTCTCCCTTCCTGCGCCGATCCCATTCCACCCAAAGGACCTGATCGCGCCAAAGGCCGCGGGTGCAAAGGCGTAACTCGCTTGGCTGATGGCCACGATGAGGGAGACGATGCGCTGCA
This window encodes:
- a CDS encoding branched-chain amino acid ABC transporter substrate-binding protein, which produces MAFRTWGPLTAASLAIAVLASPVTAATVGPVTDDIGVVKIPKGAPIQIGGYWVLSGADTALGTDQKRAVEIAIKDMGGKLVGHPIKFSAEDSLCNAEGGQTAATKLAANPNIVIVIGPSCSSEATPGAPILWKAGITSIGTSPTAPTLTLPTRKPDYDGFVRTVYSDLDQGKSDAKWFHDVLKVQKVVTIHDGSPYAQQLSQVMAKNFREMGGTILSEEAIQPTDVDMHPLLTRIATEKPDAVYFPIFVAAAAQILRQAKETPGLEKVALIGSSGLMAADLIEAARDSIVNFRITYPDISPEAMGKGYPEFVEKYKKAYGEAPIEGYHANAYDGAMLAFKAIEKVAKTDSAGNTYIGRKALRDAVFATKFEGISGPIACDPYGECAQFKPAVYEFTNADPKTFKVGVNPKKIWP